The Streptomyces sp. NBC_01275 genome has a segment encoding these proteins:
- a CDS encoding alpha/beta fold hydrolase, translating to MPQLEVDGATLTYDDEGPRDGDGVPVVFVHGWTANRRRWDHQVAHFAASRRVIRFDLRGHGESGGAGVKTVQELAGDLLALLDHLEIERFVLVGHSMGGMISQTVALSHPDRVERLVLVNSIARMTYSRGRGLLMAASTLVPFKLFVATNIQRAFAPGYPKDEIRAYIKSSADTPREVVMTLYGAMRAFDVLDRVGEIRTPTLMIHGYYDIQLPVKQMLRMAKAYPDATVRILDAGHELPVEKPAELTAAIDAFVSAKPS from the coding sequence ATGCCGCAGCTCGAAGTCGACGGCGCGACACTGACGTACGACGACGAGGGCCCGCGCGACGGCGACGGCGTGCCCGTGGTGTTCGTGCACGGCTGGACGGCGAACCGGCGCCGCTGGGACCACCAGGTCGCCCACTTCGCCGCGAGCCGTCGGGTGATCCGGTTCGACCTGCGCGGGCACGGCGAGAGCGGCGGGGCGGGCGTGAAGACGGTCCAGGAGCTGGCCGGAGACCTTCTCGCCCTCCTCGACCACCTCGAGATCGAGCGGTTCGTGCTGGTCGGCCACTCGATGGGCGGGATGATCTCGCAGACCGTCGCGCTCTCCCACCCCGACCGCGTCGAGCGGCTGGTGCTGGTGAACTCCATCGCCCGCATGACGTACAGCCGCGGCCGCGGGCTGCTGATGGCGGCCTCCACGCTCGTCCCCTTCAAGCTGTTCGTCGCGACCAACATCCAGCGCGCCTTCGCCCCCGGCTACCCGAAGGACGAGATCCGCGCGTACATCAAGTCCTCCGCCGACACCCCGCGCGAGGTCGTGATGACGCTGTACGGCGCCATGCGGGCCTTCGACGTCCTGGACCGCGTCGGGGAGATCCGGACCCCCACCCTGATGATCCACGGCTACTACGACATCCAGCTGCCGGTGAAGCAGATGCTGCGGATGGCGAAGGCCTACCCGGACGCCACCGTCCGCATCCTGGACGCCGGCCACGAACTCCCCGTGGAGAAGCCGGCCGAGCTGACGGCCGCGATCGACGCCTTCGTGAGCGCCAAGCCTTCCTAG
- a CDS encoding FMN-binding glutamate synthase family protein, which produces MRGYASLLLVALSAAGAVVVSCAVSAGWWGAAAPLLALTAVGLWDLCQRRRSVLRTHPLVGRLLYPTPPAPGARQDDDEYLVPSMAPVEPPEEEPRVRVGGPDCALPYDMALLNVSALSFGALSPNAVLALNRGAALGRFAHDTGEGGLSDHHLRGGGDLIWEIGTGYFGCRTSDGGFDAREFADRAALPEVKCVSLKISQGAAPGFGGVLPGAKVSAEIARARGVPEGETVISPPLHRVFATPRELVLFLARMRELAGGKPTGFKLCVGSRRQFLAVCRAMAAEGVTPDFVVVDGAEGGTGAGPTEFAGLLGMPLTEGLITVHNALVGVGLRDRVRIGVSGRIATGADIVGRLALGADYANAGRAMMRALGCVGVGRCHANTCPAGIATQDPLRARALDVADKSRRVHRYQRATVRSAVRIMAALGVTEPGALGPGHLVRRTDPATLRSYTELYEWLERGALLAGPPPSWEADWKAADPDSFD; this is translated from the coding sequence GTGCGCGGCTACGCGTCCCTGCTGCTGGTCGCCCTGAGTGCGGCGGGGGCGGTGGTCGTGTCGTGCGCCGTGTCCGCCGGGTGGTGGGGCGCGGCGGCCCCGCTGCTCGCGCTGACCGCCGTGGGCCTGTGGGACCTGTGCCAGCGTCGGCGTTCGGTCCTGCGCACCCATCCCCTGGTCGGCCGGCTGCTGTATCCGACGCCGCCCGCGCCCGGCGCCCGGCAGGACGACGACGAGTACCTGGTGCCGTCGATGGCCCCGGTCGAGCCGCCCGAGGAGGAGCCGAGGGTGCGGGTGGGCGGGCCGGACTGCGCCCTGCCGTACGACATGGCGCTGCTGAACGTGTCCGCGCTGAGCTTCGGGGCGCTGTCCCCGAATGCGGTCCTCGCCCTCAACCGGGGTGCGGCGCTGGGCCGTTTCGCGCACGACACCGGGGAGGGCGGGCTGTCGGACCACCATCTGCGCGGGGGCGGCGATCTCATCTGGGAGATCGGGACGGGGTACTTCGGCTGTCGGACCTCCGACGGGGGCTTCGACGCACGGGAGTTCGCGGACCGGGCGGCGCTGCCCGAGGTGAAGTGCGTGTCGCTGAAGATCTCGCAGGGGGCGGCGCCGGGGTTCGGCGGAGTGCTGCCGGGGGCGAAGGTGAGCGCCGAGATCGCGCGGGCGCGGGGCGTCCCGGAGGGCGAGACGGTGATCTCGCCGCCGCTGCACCGGGTGTTCGCGACGCCGCGGGAGCTGGTGCTGTTCCTGGCGCGGATGCGGGAGCTGGCGGGCGGCAAGCCGACCGGGTTCAAGCTGTGCGTGGGGTCGCGGCGGCAGTTCCTCGCGGTGTGCCGGGCGATGGCGGCGGAGGGGGTGACGCCGGACTTCGTGGTGGTGGACGGGGCGGAGGGCGGTACGGGCGCGGGGCCGACGGAGTTCGCCGGCCTCCTGGGCATGCCCTTGACCGAGGGGCTGATCACCGTGCACAACGCGCTCGTCGGCGTCGGCCTCAGGGATCGGGTGCGGATCGGGGTGAGCGGGCGGATCGCCACGGGCGCGGACATCGTCGGACGGCTCGCCCTGGGCGCCGACTACGCCAACGCGGGCCGCGCGATGATGCGTGCCCTGGGCTGCGTCGGGGTCGGCCGCTGCCACGCCAACACCTGTCCGGCCGGAATCGCCACCCAGGACCCGCTGCGGGCGCGGGCCCTGGACGTGGCCGACAAGTCCCGGCGCGTGCACCGCTACCAGCGGGCCACGGTCCGCAGCGCCGTCCGGATCATGGCGGCGCTGGGCGTGACGGAACCAGGGGCGCTCGGCCCCGGGCATCTGGTGCGCCGTACGGACCCTGCGACGCTCCGCTCCTACACCGAGCTGTACGAGTGGCTGGAGCGGGGCGCGCTGCTCGCCGGGCCGCCGCCCTCGTGGGAGGCGGACTGGAAGGCGGCGGACCCGGACAGCTTCGACTGA
- a CDS encoding alpha/beta hydrolase encodes MLAMLSTGPGLRRCALAAAAALTLLGAGPPTTAAPGNANGNRNGSASGDAGGDDGPDLSRFYDQKISWSACRGDGMPHDLQCGKVTVPLDYARPKAGSLDLALARYRATGTKRGSVLLNFGGPGGAGVPELAYGGKEFMDLTDGYDVVAFDPRGVGRSSPVSCGDGDDDAFAAVDDDPALSDPPVLLARLKKAAAACAEHSGPVLPHIGTVDAARDLDVMRQALGDRKLNYLGFSYGTRLGAVYAAQFPHKVGRMVLDGVDTLTEPLAEQGIAGARGQQVALDDFVGWCVKDIACPFGQDPRVARQEVVRLVRSLDEDPVPTDFGDAFSGQDLVGALGQGLYSKELWPSLERALAQLVESGDTSGVMAFATGGMTLPPRDPGGGTPSPGALVDEEDVPLDNLPAALMAINCADDPDRPSAGQIAADLQRLRAAYDEASPVFGQYRLTEVLTCYGRPKGTDFIRDEVKNLGTPKMLLVGTRGDPATPYRWTVETARRLGSSAVVLDNKGEGHTGYGSSKCVHRKVDDFLLYGSLPPSGSSCGPDEDEG; translated from the coding sequence ATGCTGGCCATGCTGTCGACGGGGCCCGGGCTGCGCCGCTGTGCGCTCGCCGCGGCCGCCGCACTGACCCTGCTGGGCGCGGGCCCGCCGACGACGGCCGCGCCCGGGAACGCGAACGGAAACCGAAACGGAAGCGCGAGCGGAGACGCTGGCGGAGACGACGGCCCGGACCTCTCGCGGTTCTACGACCAGAAGATCTCCTGGTCGGCGTGCCGGGGCGACGGCATGCCCCACGATCTGCAGTGCGGCAAGGTGACCGTGCCCCTCGACTACGCCCGCCCCAAGGCCGGCTCCCTCGACCTGGCGCTCGCCCGTTATCGGGCCACCGGCACGAAACGGGGCTCGGTGCTGCTGAACTTCGGCGGCCCCGGCGGCGCGGGCGTCCCCGAGCTCGCCTACGGCGGCAAGGAGTTCATGGACCTGACCGACGGCTACGACGTGGTCGCCTTCGACCCCCGGGGCGTCGGCCGGTCCTCGCCCGTGAGCTGCGGGGACGGGGACGACGACGCGTTCGCCGCCGTCGACGACGACCCGGCGCTCAGCGATCCCCCGGTGCTCCTGGCCCGGTTGAAGAAGGCGGCCGCCGCCTGCGCCGAGCACTCCGGGCCGGTCCTGCCGCACATCGGCACGGTCGACGCCGCCCGGGACCTGGACGTGATGCGGCAGGCGCTCGGCGACAGGAAGCTCAACTACCTCGGCTTCTCCTACGGCACCCGGCTCGGCGCGGTCTACGCCGCCCAGTTCCCGCACAAGGTGGGCCGGATGGTCCTCGACGGCGTCGACACGCTGACCGAGCCGCTCGCGGAGCAGGGCATCGCGGGCGCCCGGGGCCAGCAGGTGGCGCTGGACGACTTCGTCGGCTGGTGCGTGAAGGACATCGCCTGCCCGTTCGGGCAGGATCCGCGGGTGGCCCGGCAGGAGGTCGTCCGGCTGGTGCGCTCGCTGGACGAGGACCCGGTGCCGACGGACTTCGGCGACGCGTTCTCCGGCCAGGACCTGGTGGGCGCCCTCGGGCAGGGGCTGTACAGCAAGGAGCTGTGGCCGTCGCTGGAGCGGGCGCTCGCCCAGCTCGTCGAGAGCGGCGACACCAGCGGGGTCATGGCCTTCGCGACCGGCGGCATGACCCTCCCGCCGCGGGACCCGGGCGGCGGCACGCCCTCCCCCGGGGCGCTCGTCGACGAGGAGGACGTCCCCCTCGACAACCTGCCGGCGGCCCTGATGGCGATCAACTGCGCGGACGACCCGGACCGCCCCAGCGCCGGGCAGATCGCCGCGGACCTGCAACGGCTGCGCGCCGCCTACGACGAGGCGTCGCCGGTGTTCGGCCAGTACCGGCTCACCGAGGTCCTGACCTGCTACGGCCGCCCGAAGGGCACCGACTTCATCCGCGACGAGGTGAAGAACCTCGGTACGCCGAAGATGCTGCTGGTCGGCACCCGCGGCGACCCGGCGACGCCGTACCGCTGGACCGTGGAGACGGCGAGGCGGCTCGGTTCCTCGGCCGTGGTGCTCGACAACAAGGGCGAGGGCCACACCGGCTACGGGTCGTCCAAGTGCGTGCACCGCAAGGTCGACGACTTCCTGCTGTACGGCTCCCTGCCGCCCAGCGGCAGTTCCTGCGGGCCGGACGAGGACGAGGGCTGA
- a CDS encoding chaplin translates to MKRVTRNSVIAVAAASGAMAVVLPAHADSAAVGAEARSPGLISGNGVQLPVNLPVNLCGNTVNVVGVLNPAAGTACANKGAGAGAGTAAGAGTGAAAEGGATDSPGVVSGNGVQLPVHLPVNASGNSVNVVGILNPAIGNESVNTSEKEPAHPAHPAHPVAPAHPAESAPQPQSPTRHTPPAKTETHPGPKTVPAAPEPEGAAPETVPSLARTGADGTLSALAGSTAMVLGGAALYRRFRPRTER, encoded by the coding sequence ATGAAACGGGTTACCCGAAACAGTGTGATCGCTGTCGCAGCCGCCTCCGGCGCGATGGCGGTGGTGCTGCCCGCGCACGCCGACTCCGCGGCCGTCGGCGCCGAGGCCCGCTCGCCCGGGCTGATCTCCGGCAACGGCGTCCAGCTGCCGGTGAACCTCCCGGTGAACCTGTGCGGCAACACCGTGAACGTCGTGGGCGTGCTGAACCCCGCCGCGGGCACGGCCTGTGCCAACAAGGGCGCCGGGGCCGGCGCCGGGACGGCGGCCGGAGCAGGGACAGGGGCGGCGGCTGAGGGCGGCGCGACCGACTCGCCCGGCGTCGTCTCCGGCAACGGCGTCCAGTTGCCGGTCCACCTCCCGGTGAACGCCAGCGGCAACAGCGTGAACGTCGTCGGCATCCTGAACCCGGCGATCGGCAACGAGTCCGTGAACACCTCAGAGAAGGAGCCCGCCCACCCCGCACACCCCGCCCACCCCGTCGCACCCGCCCACCCCGCCGAGTCCGCGCCGCAGCCGCAGTCGCCGACGCGCCACACGCCGCCCGCAAAGACCGAGACCCACCCGGGCCCGAAGACCGTCCCGGCCGCCCCCGAACCCGAGGGCGCCGCCCCCGAGACCGTGCCCTCCCTCGCCCGTACCGGAGCCGACGGCACGCTGTCGGCCCTCGCGGGCAGTACGGCCATGGTGCTCGGCGGAGCGGCCCTCTACCGCCGGTTCCGCCCGCGCACGGAGCGCTGA
- a CDS encoding GNAT family N-acetyltransferase — MDHAAVLALYDQEMREGARPESSDARVERTGGVVRHVGAEGGWNGVLWSDLDAVDADAVIAAQIAYFGGRGRDFEWKLHGHDRPADLGRRLTAAGFTAEPQETLMISETSAQLVDATPPEGVRIVPVTDRAGVELMVEANEKAFGRDGSWLRDMLVPRLAADPDGIVALLALAGDVPVSSARMELIPGTGFAGLWGGGTVEEWRGRGIYRTLVAHRAHIAADRGYRYLQVDASDQSRPILERLGFAALSTTTPYMYMP; from the coding sequence ATGGATCATGCCGCGGTACTCGCCCTGTACGACCAGGAGATGCGCGAAGGCGCGCGCCCCGAGAGCTCCGACGCCCGTGTCGAACGGACCGGGGGCGTGGTCCGCCACGTCGGCGCGGAGGGCGGCTGGAACGGCGTTCTCTGGTCGGACCTGGACGCGGTCGACGCCGACGCCGTGATCGCCGCGCAGATCGCCTACTTCGGCGGGCGCGGCCGCGACTTCGAGTGGAAGCTCCATGGGCACGACCGGCCGGCCGACCTCGGGCGACGGCTGACGGCGGCCGGGTTCACGGCCGAGCCGCAGGAGACCCTGATGATCAGCGAGACGAGCGCCCAGCTCGTCGACGCCACGCCGCCGGAGGGCGTCCGCATCGTCCCCGTCACCGACCGGGCCGGCGTGGAGCTGATGGTCGAGGCGAACGAGAAGGCGTTCGGACGCGACGGCTCCTGGCTGCGGGACATGCTGGTCCCGCGCCTCGCCGCCGACCCGGACGGGATCGTCGCCCTGCTCGCCCTCGCCGGGGACGTGCCGGTGAGCTCGGCGCGCATGGAGCTGATCCCCGGGACGGGGTTCGCCGGACTGTGGGGCGGCGGCACCGTCGAGGAATGGCGTGGGCGCGGCATCTACCGGACCCTGGTCGCCCACCGCGCCCATATCGCCGCCGACCGCGGCTACCGCTACCTCCAGGTCGACGCCTCCGACCAGAGTCGGCCCATCCTGGAACGCCTCGGCTTCGCGGCGCTGAGCACGACCACGCCGTACATGTACATGCCGTAG
- a CDS encoding GlsB/YeaQ/YmgE family stress response membrane protein, translated as MEIDGIISAVLIGVIVGVLGRLVVPGRQRIGILWTILVGIVAALIGSAIAAGFGVADTKGVDWIEWLIQIGLAAVGVAALDRSKARR; from the coding sequence ATGGAGATCGACGGAATCATCAGTGCCGTGCTGATCGGCGTCATCGTCGGTGTTCTGGGGCGGCTCGTCGTGCCGGGGCGTCAGCGCATCGGCATCCTGTGGACGATCCTCGTCGGCATCGTGGCCGCGTTGATCGGCTCCGCGATCGCCGCGGGCTTCGGCGTCGCCGACACCAAGGGCGTCGACTGGATCGAGTGGCTCATCCAGATCGGTCTGGCGGCGGTGGGCGTCGCGGCGCTCGACCGGTCCAAGGCGCGCCGCTGA
- a CDS encoding hydrolase — protein MGSVGSKRSRRKVTTCLAGLGLLLTGAALQVGPSATPAHAATPHRILFDDGHAEEAGNADWIISTSKPDPLSQDSSPSAETDWTGALSSWGVALQKTGDYSLKTATSALTYGGSSTTDLSNFDTLVLPEPNTLFTTAEKTAIMNFVQAGGGLFMISDHTGADRNSDGEDAVEILNDLMTNNSVDSTDPFGFSIDSLSISSGYPAAISDSTDPVLHGSFGTVTKSLIASGTTATLKPADNSSVKGLLYRSGYSGNTGAFFATSTFGSGRVAFWGDSSPVDDGTGQSGNTLYDGWNDTGATNAALALNATEWLAGAGSSGGGDDGGGSGTCTASQLLGNNGFESGSTTWSASSGVITNSSSQSARTGSYYAWLDGYGSATTDTLSQAVTIPSGCTTAALSFYLHIDTAETSTSTAYDTLKVQVLNSSGTVLGTLATYSNLNAASGYTQRSFSLASYAGQTVTLKFTGTEGSTLQTSFVIDDTALNVS, from the coding sequence ATCGGTTCGGTCGGATCGAAGAGATCCCGTCGCAAGGTCACCACCTGCCTGGCCGGCCTCGGGCTGCTGCTCACCGGGGCCGCCCTCCAGGTCGGCCCCAGCGCCACGCCCGCTCACGCGGCCACCCCCCACCGCATCCTGTTCGACGACGGCCACGCCGAGGAGGCCGGAAACGCCGACTGGATCATCTCCACCAGCAAGCCCGACCCGCTGTCCCAGGACTCCTCCCCGTCTGCCGAGACGGACTGGACCGGAGCGCTCTCGTCGTGGGGCGTCGCCCTGCAGAAGACCGGCGACTACAGCCTCAAGACCGCCACGAGCGCCCTCACCTACGGCGGTTCGTCGACAACCGACCTGTCGAACTTCGACACGCTGGTCCTGCCGGAGCCCAACACGCTGTTCACCACCGCCGAGAAGACGGCGATCATGAACTTCGTGCAGGCCGGCGGCGGTCTGTTCATGATCTCCGACCACACGGGCGCCGACCGCAACAGTGACGGCGAGGACGCGGTCGAGATCCTCAACGACCTGATGACCAACAACAGCGTCGACTCCACCGACCCGTTCGGCTTCTCCATCGACTCCCTCTCGATCAGCTCCGGGTATCCGGCCGCGATCAGCGACAGCACCGACCCCGTGCTCCATGGCTCCTTCGGCACCGTCACCAAGAGCCTGATCGCCTCCGGCACCACGGCCACCCTCAAGCCGGCCGACAACTCCTCGGTCAAGGGCCTGCTGTATCGCAGCGGTTACTCCGGGAACACCGGCGCCTTCTTCGCCACCAGCACCTTCGGCAGCGGCCGCGTCGCCTTCTGGGGCGACAGCTCGCCCGTCGACGACGGCACCGGCCAGTCCGGCAACACGCTCTACGACGGCTGGAACGACACCGGCGCCACCAACGCGGCCCTCGCCCTCAACGCCACCGAGTGGCTCGCCGGGGCCGGCAGCAGCGGCGGCGGGGACGACGGCGGCGGCTCCGGCACCTGCACCGCCTCGCAGCTCCTGGGCAACAACGGCTTCGAGTCGGGCAGCACCACCTGGAGCGCCAGCAGCGGCGTCATCACCAACTCCAGCAGCCAGTCCGCCCGTACAGGTTCGTACTACGCCTGGCTGGACGGCTACGGCAGCGCCACCACGGACACCCTGTCCCAGGCCGTGACCATCCCGTCCGGCTGCACCACCGCCGCCCTGAGCTTCTATCTCCACATCGACACGGCGGAGACCAGCACCAGCACGGCGTACGACACGCTCAAGGTCCAGGTCCTCAACAGCTCAGGCACCGTCCTGGGCACCCTGGCGACCTACTCCAACCTCAACGCGGCCAGCGGCTACACCCAGCGCAGCTTCAGCCTCGCGAGCTACGCCGGCCAGACCGTCACCCTCAAGTTCACCGGCACCGAGGGCTCCACTCTGCAGACGTCCTTCGTCATCGACGACACGGCGCTGAACGTCAGCTGA
- a CDS encoding SPW repeat protein, producing MANVSPSRSDISTHPDVSEMRARYDRMLGGRDVALVDGPVFLLGLYCAVSPWILHYTTSQPDLGTHNLVVGIAIGLLALGFTAAPARMYGLSWAMCALGIWMIVAPWVVGSSPDAGVAVNNIIIGALALILGMMCAFTAARSTPKP from the coding sequence ATGGCCAACGTCTCGCCCAGCAGAAGTGACATATCGACCCACCCCGATGTATCCGAGATGCGGGCGCGCTACGACCGCATGCTCGGTGGTCGCGACGTGGCGCTCGTCGACGGACCGGTGTTCCTGCTCGGTCTGTACTGCGCCGTGTCCCCGTGGATACTCCACTACACCACCAGCCAGCCCGACCTCGGCACCCACAACCTGGTCGTCGGCATCGCGATCGGTCTGCTGGCTCTCGGGTTCACCGCGGCTCCGGCCCGCATGTACGGCCTCAGCTGGGCCATGTGCGCGCTGGGCATCTGGATGATCGTCGCGCCGTGGGTGGTCGGCAGCAGCCCGGACGCCGGTGTCGCCGTGAACAACATCATCATCGGCGCGCTCGCCCTGATACTGGGGATGATGTGCGCCTTCACGGCGGCGAGGAGCACCCCGAAGCCGTGA
- a CDS encoding anti-sigma factor encodes MKELAADLHTLTGAYALHALPDDERAAFERHLGECEACAREIAEFAATAARLATAAAVPPRPVLRVRVLGHVADVQQDPPAPPVPPPGTRPHRTHRAARRGRRLSRWALAACLAAAALGGTAVWQYQRAADARTEAGRSQREADEVAAVLAASDARSRTVRLSDGGTGTVVVSARLDRAVFLAVGMAEPPGGKVYQLWFDDRGVLRDAGLMAPHRARQAVLLRGAVDGASGVGVTLEPAGGSSAPTSEPVALLSLPA; translated from the coding sequence GTGAAAGAGCTCGCCGCGGATCTCCACACGTTGACGGGCGCGTACGCCCTGCACGCCCTGCCCGACGACGAACGCGCGGCCTTCGAACGGCATCTCGGGGAGTGCGAGGCCTGCGCGCGGGAGATCGCGGAGTTCGCGGCGACCGCCGCCCGGCTGGCGACGGCCGCGGCCGTGCCGCCCCGGCCCGTGCTGCGGGTACGGGTGCTCGGGCACGTCGCGGACGTCCAGCAGGACCCGCCCGCACCGCCGGTCCCTCCGCCGGGGACCCGCCCGCACCGCACGCACCGCGCGGCGCGGCGCGGGCGGCGGCTGTCCCGGTGGGCGCTGGCCGCCTGCCTCGCCGCGGCGGCGCTGGGCGGCACGGCGGTGTGGCAGTACCAGCGCGCCGCGGACGCCCGGACCGAGGCGGGCCGGTCCCAGCGCGAGGCGGACGAGGTGGCCGCGGTCCTCGCCGCGTCGGACGCCCGCTCGCGCACCGTCCGGTTGTCGGACGGGGGCACGGGCACGGTCGTCGTGTCGGCGCGTCTCGACCGGGCCGTGTTCCTGGCCGTCGGGATGGCCGAGCCGCCGGGCGGCAAGGTCTACCAGCTGTGGTTCGACGACCGGGGCGTCCTGCGCGACGCCGGGCTGATGGCCCCTCACCGGGCGCGTCAGGCGGTGCTGCTGCGGGGCGCCGTGGACGGGGCGTCGGGCGTGGGCGTCACCCTGGAACCGGCGGGCGGCTCGAGTGCGCCGACCTCGGAGCCGGTCGCGCTGTTGTCCCTGCCCGCCTGA
- a CDS encoding sigma-70 family RNA polymerase sigma factor, which yields MRPQSTAVTPPAAAPGRAPARDSHTRAEGSLTDEELSRGLVAGDEACLSAAYRRWSALVHALALHSLGDAKEAEDVTQQVFLGVWHGRAGYRPERGALGGWIVGITRRKVADALAARARRRHLVASAAAALALTDPDRGRPEAALDRVLLRGELARLPRPQQRVLRLAFFEDLTQTQIAERTGWPLGTVKSHARRGMRRLRGRLRPEAEAEAEAEAEAEAEAEEGG from the coding sequence ATGCGCCCGCAGTCGACCGCCGTGACCCCGCCCGCGGCCGCCCCCGGCCGCGCCCCGGCCCGGGATTCGCACACTCGCGCGGAGGGGTCGCTCACGGACGAGGAGCTCTCCCGGGGGCTGGTCGCCGGGGACGAGGCCTGTCTGTCCGCCGCGTACCGCCGCTGGTCCGCGCTGGTGCACGCGCTGGCCCTGCACTCCCTGGGAGACGCGAAGGAGGCCGAGGACGTCACCCAGCAGGTGTTCCTCGGCGTGTGGCACGGTCGTGCGGGCTACCGGCCCGAACGCGGCGCCCTCGGCGGCTGGATCGTGGGCATCACCCGGCGCAAGGTCGCCGACGCCCTGGCCGCCCGCGCCCGGCGCCGCCACCTCGTCGCGTCGGCCGCAGCCGCGCTCGCCCTCACCGACCCCGACCGCGGCCGTCCCGAGGCCGCCCTCGACCGCGTCCTGCTCCGCGGCGAACTCGCCCGGCTCCCCCGGCCGCAGCAACGGGTGCTGCGGCTGGCCTTCTTCGAGGACCTGACCCAGACGCAGATCGCGGAGCGCACCGGCTGGCCCCTCGGGACGGTGAAGAGTCACGCCCGACGCGGCATGCGGCGACTGCGCGGCCGTCTGAGGCCTGAGGCGGAAGCAGAGGCGGAGGCTGAAGCAGAAGCAGAAGCGGAGGCCGAAGAGGGCGGCTGA
- a CDS encoding MerR family transcriptional regulator: MSESPSPDDTGLTTGALARRLGVAPTTLRSWDRRYGIGPAVRADGRHRRWRPGDVAVLETMCRLTSSGVPPAEAARAARAGASHPAAEAVGAVREGSRAAGALPLGGDVRQECRGLARAAVRLDAPAVAEQLAGAVERHGLTVAWQEVMAPTLHAVGRRWTSSGDRYVEVEHLLSWHVSTTLRRATRAAVPGDAAGGPGPVVLACVPGEQHTLPLEALNAGLGQRDVPTRMFGAAVPAEALTAAVQRLGPVAVVLWAQARSTASLALARHVADARWGVSGARRTPAVLLGGPGWTGRPAPGLPRPTGLGDALETLSGVYDAS, encoded by the coding sequence ATGAGCGAGTCACCGAGCCCCGACGACACCGGCCTGACGACCGGGGCCCTGGCCCGACGGCTGGGCGTCGCGCCCACCACCCTGCGGTCCTGGGACCGCCGCTACGGCATCGGGCCCGCCGTCCGCGCGGACGGGCGGCACCGGCGCTGGCGGCCGGGCGACGTGGCGGTACTGGAGACGATGTGCCGGCTGACCTCGTCCGGCGTGCCGCCCGCCGAAGCGGCCCGCGCGGCGCGGGCGGGCGCCTCTCACCCCGCGGCGGAAGCGGTGGGCGCCGTGCGCGAAGGGTCCCGTGCGGCCGGGGCGCTCCCGCTGGGCGGCGACGTGCGTCAGGAGTGCCGGGGCCTGGCCCGGGCCGCCGTACGACTGGACGCGCCGGCCGTCGCGGAGCAGCTGGCCGGGGCCGTCGAACGGCATGGACTGACCGTCGCCTGGCAGGAGGTGATGGCGCCGACGCTGCATGCGGTGGGACGCAGGTGGACCTCTTCCGGCGACCGTTACGTGGAGGTCGAACACCTGCTGTCCTGGCACGTCTCCACCACCCTGCGCCGCGCCACCCGAGCCGCGGTGCCGGGGGACGCGGCGGGCGGGCCGGGACCCGTGGTGCTGGCCTGTGTGCCGGGCGAGCAGCACACCCTGCCGCTGGAGGCGCTGAACGCGGGACTCGGCCAACGCGACGTCCCCACGCGGATGTTCGGCGCGGCCGTGCCCGCCGAGGCGCTGACCGCGGCCGTCCAGCGGCTGGGCCCCGTCGCCGTCGTCCTGTGGGCCCAGGCGCGCTCCACCGCGAGCCTCGCCCTCGCCCGGCACGTCGCCGACGCCCGCTGGGGCGTCAGCGGCGCCCGGCGCACCCCGGCCGTGCTCCTCGGCGGCCCCGGCTGGACCGGCCGCCCCGCACCGGGCCTGCCCCGCCCGACGGGCCTGGGCGACGCCCTGGAAACCCTGTCCGGGGTGTACGACGCCTCGTGA